In one window of Frigoriglobus tundricola DNA:
- a CDS encoding sulfotransferase domain-containing protein, which translates to MIVWLASYPRSGNTLLRQVLKRCFDRESCEGLEPVPDRFRQPDKINEEHFGVYFVSGDPEAFYRRSRAGADPVFIKTHRPPRDAARAIYVIRDGRLALESFVRFQEVHHPGECTFESLVVGQHVYGDWTGHYRVWSRADRGPTLFIRFEDLVRADAALLERIGAFTGIGPPLRVWENPQSRLRAHNPVLFGNGESVWRPNAFWTPSRLRAFHTLHGPLMIELGYAQPDEVSAWTYPTGSPEERALRSAFQKACASFRG; encoded by the coding sequence ATGATTGTCTGGCTGGCGTCCTACCCTCGATCGGGAAACACGCTGTTGCGACAGGTATTGAAGCGGTGTTTCGACCGGGAGTCTTGTGAGGGGCTCGAACCGGTCCCGGACAGGTTCCGGCAACCGGACAAGATCAACGAGGAACACTTTGGCGTGTACTTCGTTTCGGGTGATCCCGAGGCGTTCTATCGCCGCTCCCGGGCCGGCGCCGATCCCGTCTTCATTAAAACGCACCGCCCGCCGCGCGACGCCGCGCGAGCGATTTATGTGATCCGGGACGGCCGGCTCGCGCTCGAAAGCTTCGTCCGGTTTCAGGAAGTCCATCACCCCGGCGAGTGCACGTTCGAATCGCTCGTCGTCGGTCAGCACGTGTACGGCGACTGGACGGGGCACTATCGGGTCTGGTCCCGAGCGGATCGCGGACCGACCCTGTTTATTCGGTTCGAGGATCTGGTCAGGGCGGACGCGGCCCTGCTGGAGCGCATCGGGGCGTTCACCGGGATCGGACCGCCGCTCCGCGTCTGGGAGAACCCGCAGTCCCGCCTGCGCGCTCACAATCCAGTGTTATTCGGGAACGGAGAGAGCGTCTGGAGACCCAATGCGTTCTGGACGCCGAGCCGGCTCCGGGCGTTTCACACGCTCCACGGCCCTTTGATGATCGAACTGGGGTACGCGCAGCCCGACGAAGTTTCGGCCTGGACGTACCCAACGGGTTCGCCCGAGGAGCGCGCGCTGAGGTCCGCGTTCCAAAAAGCGTGTGCCAGTTTTCGGGGGTGA
- a CDS encoding UbiA family prenyltransferase: MSRDRLLAFAQLLRIPNVFTAFSDIALGACVAVAVVPSAPVGFWGAYLVLALASGCLYLAGMVWNDVFDLAEDKTTRAFRPLPSGRVKRGTAIGLGAALSSAGVALAALAGVPGQPEWTHEPLVFALGILAAVLIYDGGAKRTPAGPVAMAGCRFLNVLFGLSLVPEAALDVEYRLHLASVVGFYIVGVTWLARTEEGASRKRDLALAASVVGLALLLALLMRMKLHSATGSAKPLAALGTVAFPYLLVAFGFLVGRPMARAIARPTPRTVQAAVKRCVLGLVALDAVLATLFVGLPGLLVLLLLPPALVLGKWVYST; this comes from the coding sequence ATGAGCCGTGACCGCCTGCTCGCGTTCGCCCAACTCCTGCGCATCCCGAACGTGTTCACCGCGTTTTCGGACATCGCGCTCGGCGCCTGTGTGGCCGTCGCGGTGGTGCCGTCTGCGCCGGTCGGGTTCTGGGGCGCGTACCTGGTACTCGCGCTCGCTTCCGGCTGCCTGTACCTCGCCGGGATGGTCTGGAACGACGTGTTCGACCTGGCCGAAGACAAAACGACGCGCGCGTTCCGGCCACTGCCATCGGGCCGTGTGAAACGGGGAACGGCAATCGGTTTGGGGGCCGCTTTGAGCAGCGCCGGGGTCGCGCTCGCGGCGCTGGCCGGTGTGCCGGGTCAGCCGGAGTGGACGCACGAACCGCTCGTGTTCGCGCTCGGCATCCTCGCGGCGGTGCTGATCTACGACGGCGGCGCGAAGCGCACGCCGGCCGGCCCCGTGGCGATGGCCGGGTGCCGGTTCCTGAACGTCCTCTTCGGCCTGTCGCTCGTCCCCGAAGCCGCGCTCGATGTCGAGTACCGCCTCCACCTCGCTTCGGTCGTCGGGTTCTACATCGTCGGGGTGACGTGGTTAGCCCGTACAGAAGAGGGGGCGAGCCGGAAGCGCGACCTCGCGCTCGCGGCGAGCGTCGTCGGACTGGCTCTGCTGCTGGCTCTGCTCATGCGAATGAAATTGCACTCCGCCACCGGCTCGGCGAAACCCTTGGCGGCTCTCGGCACGGTCGCGTTCCCCTACCTGCTGGTCGCGTTCGGCTTCCTCGTGGGTCGGCCGATGGCCCGGGCCATCGCTCGCCCCACGCCGCGCACCGTCCAGGCGGCCGTGAAGCGGTGCGTTCTGGGCCTCGTCGCGCTGGATGCGGTGCTCGCGACGCTGTTCGTCGGCCTGCCGGGGTTGCTCGTCCTTTTGTTGTTGCCCCCCGCGCTCGTCCTCGGAAAATGGGTCTACTCGACCTAG